In one Streptomyces sp. NBC_01241 genomic region, the following are encoded:
- a CDS encoding DUF5703 family protein, whose amino-acid sequence MPEYEFVDVYVPRGVSRKETARLLTDHAEYGLWELDRLTLRRDGSRRVRLRRRIIRQLRATW is encoded by the coding sequence ATGCCGGAATACGAATTTGTCGATGTGTACGTGCCGCGCGGGGTGTCCCGGAAGGAGACGGCCCGCCTGCTGACCGACCATGCCGAGTACGGGCTCTGGGAGTTGGACCGGCTGACACTGCGCCGTGACGGCAGCCGCAGGGTGCGGCTGCGCCGACGGATCATCCGCCAGCTACGGGCCACCTGGTGA